A genome region from Aliivibrio salmonicida LFI1238 includes the following:
- the pth gene encoding aminoacyl-tRNA hydrolase, with the protein MSNQIKLLVGLANPGLEYKRTRHNAGAWVVEELARIHNIPMREEAKFFGLTGRIQTNGQDLRLLIPTTFMNLSGKAIASIAKFYQIKPEEILVAHDELDLPPGVAKFKKGGGHGGHNGLRDTISKLANTKEFYRLRIGIGHPGHKDKVAGFVLGKAPTKEQELIDAAVDESTRCLDILLKDGLSKAQNRLHTFKAE; encoded by the coding sequence TTGAGTAATCAGATCAAACTTCTTGTTGGACTAGCAAACCCCGGCCTTGAGTACAAAAGAACTCGCCATAATGCTGGGGCATGGGTAGTTGAAGAACTCGCTCGCATTCATAACATTCCAATGCGTGAAGAAGCTAAGTTTTTTGGATTAACAGGTCGAATTCAAACCAATGGTCAGGATCTTCGATTACTAATCCCTACAACATTTATGAACTTATCAGGAAAAGCCATTGCTTCGATTGCTAAGTTTTACCAAATAAAACCAGAAGAGATCCTCGTCGCTCATGATGAATTAGATCTTCCTCCTGGTGTTGCTAAATTTAAAAAAGGTGGCGGGCATGGTGGCCATAATGGTCTTCGTGACACCATTAGTAAATTAGCGAATACGAAAGAGTTTTATCGCCTTCGTATTGGCATTGGCCATCCTGGCCATAAAGACAAAGTTGCCGGTTTTGTATTAGGGAAAGCGCCGACTAAAGAGCAAGAGTTGATCGATGCAGCAGTAGATGAATCTACTCGTTGCTTAGATATCTTACTTAAAGACGGACTAAGTAAAGCACAAAATCGTTTACACACATTCAAAGCTGAATAA
- a CDS encoding ribose-phosphate pyrophosphokinase: MPDMKLFTGNATPELAQRIAERLYISLGDATVDRFSDGEVAVQINENVRGSDVFIIQSTCAPTNDNIMELVVMIDALRRASAGRITAVIPYFGYARQDRRVRSARVPITAKVIADMLSNVGVDRVLTIDLHAEQIQGFFDVPVDNIFGTPVLLDDMRTRGLENPVVVSPDLGGVVRARATAKALGDVDIAIVDKRRPRANVSEVMNLIGDVDGRDCVIVDDMIDTGGTLCKAAEALKERGAKRVFAYATHAVFSGTAAHNIANSVIDQVVVTDSIPLSKEMAATGKVTELSLSRMLAEAIRRISNEESISAMFDH, from the coding sequence GTGCCTGACATGAAGCTATTTACTGGTAATGCAACTCCTGAACTTGCCCAACGTATCGCCGAACGACTATACATTTCACTTGGCGACGCTACTGTAGATCGTTTTTCTGACGGTGAAGTAGCCGTTCAAATTAACGAAAACGTACGTGGTAGTGATGTATTCATTATCCAGTCTACGTGTGCTCCTACTAATGACAACATCATGGAATTAGTAGTAATGATCGATGCACTTCGCCGTGCTTCTGCAGGTCGTATTACTGCGGTAATTCCTTACTTTGGCTATGCTCGTCAAGACCGTCGTGTACGTTCTGCTCGTGTACCAATCACTGCAAAAGTTATTGCTGATATGCTTTCAAACGTTGGTGTTGACCGCGTTTTAACTATCGACTTACACGCTGAACAAATTCAAGGTTTCTTCGACGTACCAGTAGATAACATCTTCGGTACTCCAGTATTACTTGATGATATGCGTACTCGTGGTTTAGAAAACCCTGTTGTTGTTTCTCCTGATTTAGGTGGTGTTGTACGTGCCCGTGCTACTGCTAAAGCATTAGGTGATGTAGACATCGCTATCGTTGATAAGCGTCGTCCACGTGCTAACGTTTCAGAAGTAATGAACCTTATTGGTGATGTTGACGGCCGTGACTGTGTTATCGTTGATGACATGATCGATACGGGCGGCACATTATGTAAAGCAGCTGAAGCACTAAAAGAACGCGGCGCAAAACGTGTATTCGCTTACGCAACTCACGCTGTTTTCTCTGGCACTGCTGCACATAACATTGCAAACTCAGTAATAGACCAAGTTGTTGTAACGGATTCAATCCCTCTATCTAAAGAGATGGCAGCGACAGGCAAAGTAACTGAACTAAGCCTATCTCGTATGCTAGCTGAAGCAATTCGTCGCATTAGCAACGAAGAGTCTATATCGGCAATGTTTGATCACTAA
- the ispE gene encoding 4-(cytidine 5'-diphospho)-2-C-methyl-D-erythritol kinase has protein sequence MITTATRWPSPAKLNLFLYINGQHDNGYHELQTLFQFIDLCDHLTITPNDSGEITLSPPIPGVEKKDNLIWKAATQLQEHTLCPLGAHIELEKILPIGGGIGGGSSNAATTLVALNFLWDLNLTNKELADLGVTLGADVPIFVHGFSAFAEGIGEKLQPANPKELWYVLIKPEVSIATVDVFSHPELIRNTAKQPLNVLLSASYENDCEKIVRRVYPEVDYQLSWLLEYAPSRLTGTGACVFAEFINEKEAQHVFSLIPDNATGFITRGRNTSPLNQALEEYKSLCNI, from the coding sequence ATGATAACGACAGCAACTCGCTGGCCTTCTCCAGCTAAACTCAATTTATTCCTGTATATAAATGGGCAGCATGATAATGGTTATCATGAATTACAGACCCTTTTTCAATTTATCGATCTTTGTGATCACCTAACGATTACCCCTAACGATTCAGGAGAGATCACGCTTTCTCCTCCGATTCCCGGTGTAGAGAAAAAAGATAATTTAATCTGGAAAGCAGCAACGCAGCTACAAGAACACACTCTGTGTCCTCTTGGTGCTCATATTGAACTAGAAAAAATATTACCCATTGGCGGTGGCATTGGCGGTGGTTCATCGAATGCAGCGACAACGTTAGTTGCACTTAATTTCTTATGGGATCTAAATCTCACGAATAAAGAATTGGCCGATTTAGGGGTCACTCTAGGCGCTGACGTTCCTATTTTTGTTCATGGTTTTTCCGCCTTTGCAGAGGGTATTGGTGAAAAATTACAACCGGCCAACCCTAAAGAGTTATGGTACGTATTAATAAAACCAGAAGTGAGTATCGCAACTGTTGATGTATTCTCTCACCCAGAATTGATTAGAAATACAGCAAAACAGCCACTTAACGTACTTTTAAGTGCCTCTTACGAAAACGATTGCGAAAAAATTGTCAGAAGAGTGTATCCAGAGGTTGATTACCAACTTTCATGGCTGTTAGAATATGCACCATCAAGATTGACTGGAACAGGCGCTTGTGTTTTCGCTGAGTTTATTAACGAAAAAGAAGCACAACACGTTTTTTCATTAATTCCTGATAACGCAACTGGATTTATCACCCGAGGTAGAAATACTTCACCACTCAACCAAGCGTTGGAAGAGTATAAATCATTATGCAACATATAA
- the lolB gene encoding lipoprotein insertase outer membrane protein LolB, whose amino-acid sequence MSSLFMLRRPLSFFASVFFLLFFLSACSTTPLTPQQSTNWNKHQSNIEQLTQYKVTGKIGYQDLEQRHSLNFQWTQKEDNSQLLLTTFLGQTIMKLTLSKNKATIETGDGKKFEGNDPGRLLYGLTGMTIPIAYLSDWLKGLPTSADAFELNELNTVEHLSKQISQTNWHLRYNSYIETNGLLLPNSMKLTQKDTTIKIIASNWIISQ is encoded by the coding sequence GTGAGTTCTTTATTTATGCTACGCCGTCCTCTTTCTTTTTTTGCTTCCGTTTTCTTTCTGCTGTTTTTTCTCAGCGCTTGTTCTACGACCCCATTAACCCCACAACAGTCAACTAATTGGAATAAACATCAATCTAATATTGAGCAATTAACTCAGTATAAAGTGACAGGGAAAATTGGATATCAAGACCTAGAACAACGCCACAGCCTCAACTTCCAATGGACTCAAAAGGAAGATAACAGTCAATTGTTGCTCACCACATTTCTTGGGCAAACCATAATGAAACTGACGTTATCCAAAAATAAAGCCACCATTGAAACCGGCGATGGTAAGAAATTTGAAGGTAATGATCCGGGACGCTTACTATACGGATTAACGGGCATGACAATTCCTATCGCCTACCTAAGTGATTGGCTTAAAGGGTTACCAACCTCTGCAGATGCATTTGAACTCAATGAATTAAATACCGTAGAGCACCTATCAAAACAAATCAGTCAAACCAATTGGCATCTTAGATATAACAGCTATATCGAAACCAATGGGTTACTGCTGCCGAATTCAATGAAATTGACACAAAAAGACACCACAATAAAAATCATTGCTTCAAATTGGATTATATCTCAATGA
- the hemA gene encoding glutamyl-tRNA reductase, whose amino-acid sequence MSLLVIGINHTSATVDLREKVAFSPDKLTKALDELKNSDAIKSGVILSTCNRTEIYCEVKLGISSGYVINWLAEFHHVALDLLMPSIYIYEEQAAVKHLMRVSCGLDSLVLGEPQILGQVKKAFADAREHNAVEGVVEKLFQSDFSVAKRVRTETNIGGNAVSVAYAACTLARQIFESLAESTVMLVGAGETIELVAKHLNDAGCKQLIVANRTRERAMILADQFNADVISLPEIPEHLSKADIIISSTASPLPIIGKGMVESALKQRRHQPMLFVDIAVPRDIESEVADLNDVYLYSVDDLKSIIDHNIEQRKIEAIQAEAIVSEESAGFMTWIRSRQAVNSIRQYRENSESIRIELLQKSIQALASGQNAEKVLAELSNKLTNKLIHAPTLAMQQAAKNGEPDKLAVIRTSIGLDN is encoded by the coding sequence ATGTCATTGCTTGTTATTGGAATTAATCATACTTCAGCCACAGTTGATTTACGTGAGAAAGTTGCCTTTTCTCCTGATAAATTAACCAAAGCGCTAGATGAATTAAAAAACAGTGATGCAATTAAAAGTGGCGTAATTTTATCGACCTGTAATCGCACTGAAATCTACTGTGAAGTGAAATTAGGCATTAGCAGTGGCTACGTCATCAATTGGCTCGCTGAATTTCATCATGTGGCATTAGATTTACTCATGCCGAGTATTTATATCTATGAAGAACAAGCCGCCGTTAAGCACCTTATGCGAGTGTCTTGTGGTTTGGATTCTTTGGTTCTCGGAGAGCCTCAAATTCTTGGGCAAGTAAAAAAAGCGTTTGCTGATGCTAGAGAACACAATGCGGTTGAAGGTGTCGTTGAAAAATTATTTCAAAGTGACTTTTCAGTCGCTAAACGAGTCCGTACTGAAACGAATATTGGTGGTAACGCGGTGTCTGTTGCTTATGCAGCATGTACATTAGCTCGACAAATATTTGAGTCTCTTGCTGAATCAACTGTCATGTTGGTTGGAGCAGGAGAAACCATTGAATTAGTCGCGAAACATTTAAATGATGCCGGCTGTAAACAATTGATTGTGGCGAATAGAACTCGAGAAAGAGCCATGATATTAGCCGACCAATTTAATGCTGATGTGATCAGCCTGCCCGAGATCCCTGAGCACCTTTCTAAAGCGGATATCATTATTAGCTCAACCGCCAGTCCGTTACCTATTATCGGTAAAGGAATGGTTGAAAGCGCACTAAAACAGCGCAGACACCAACCTATGTTATTTGTGGATATTGCGGTTCCGCGTGATATCGAAAGTGAAGTCGCGGATCTTAATGACGTCTACTTGTATTCAGTTGATGATCTTAAATCGATCATTGACCATAATATTGAACAACGAAAAATTGAAGCGATTCAAGCTGAAGCGATAGTCAGTGAAGAAAGTGCAGGGTTTATGACGTGGATACGTTCTCGTCAAGCTGTTAACAGTATTCGCCAATACCGAGAGAATTCAGAATCTATTCGTATCGAATTATTGCAAAAAAGTATTCAGGCCCTAGCTTCTGGTCAAAATGCAGAAAAAGTTTTAGCAGAATTAAGCAATAAATTAACGAATAAACTCATTCATGCACCAACACTTGCGATGCAGCAGGCCGCCAAAAATGGTGAGCCGGACAAACTTGCTGTGATCCGTACCAGTATTGGTCTAGACAACTAA
- the prfA gene encoding peptide chain release factor 1 produces MKASIRVKLETLVERYEEVQHLLGDPGVIGDQNKFRALSREYSQLEEVTQCFQAYEKVQEDLVAAQEMAQEDDAEMREMAQDEIKEAKEASERLTDELQVLLIPKDPNDERNCFLEIRAGAGGDEAGIFAGNLFRMYSRFAEKKGWRIEVMSSHASEQGGFKEMIAKVSGDGAYGILKFESGGHRVQRVPETESQGRVHTSACTIAVMAEIPEADLPEIKSSDLKIDTFRSSGAGGQHVNTTDSAIRITHLPTGTVVECQDERSQHKNKAKAMSVLAARIIQAEEARRAAVVSDTRRNLLGSGDRSDRIRTYNYPQSRVSDHRINLTIYRLNEVMEGDLAALIEPVVLEYQADQLAALAEQN; encoded by the coding sequence ATGAAAGCATCAATTCGAGTAAAATTGGAAACGCTGGTTGAGCGTTATGAAGAAGTACAGCATTTATTGGGGGATCCAGGTGTTATTGGTGATCAAAATAAATTCCGTGCGTTATCTCGTGAATACTCTCAACTGGAAGAAGTAACACAATGCTTCCAAGCGTATGAAAAAGTACAAGAAGATCTTGTTGCTGCTCAAGAAATGGCACAGGAAGATGATGCTGAAATGCGCGAAATGGCGCAAGACGAAATTAAAGAAGCGAAAGAAGCAAGTGAACGTCTAACGGATGAATTACAAGTGCTTCTTATTCCAAAAGATCCAAATGATGAACGTAACTGTTTCTTAGAGATCCGTGCCGGTGCTGGTGGTGATGAAGCGGGTATTTTTGCGGGGAACCTTTTCCGTATGTATTCTCGTTTTGCTGAGAAAAAAGGGTGGCGTATTGAGGTCATGAGTTCTCATGCTTCAGAACAAGGCGGCTTTAAAGAAATGATTGCAAAAGTAAGCGGCGATGGCGCTTATGGTATATTGAAATTTGAATCAGGTGGTCACCGAGTTCAACGTGTACCAGAAACTGAATCGCAAGGTCGTGTGCATACTTCAGCGTGTACTATTGCTGTAATGGCTGAAATTCCAGAAGCGGATTTACCCGAGATTAAATCGTCTGATTTGAAAATTGATACTTTCCGTTCATCAGGAGCTGGTGGTCAGCACGTTAACACCACCGATTCCGCTATTCGTATTACTCACTTACCAACGGGTACCGTTGTAGAGTGTCAAGATGAGCGTTCACAGCATAAAAACAAAGCAAAAGCGATGTCGGTTCTTGCTGCCCGTATTATTCAAGCTGAAGAAGCTCGTCGTGCCGCAGTTGTTTCTGATACGCGTCGTAATCTATTAGGTTCGGGTGACCGTTCAGACCGTATTCGTACGTACAACTACCCACAAAGTCGTGTGTCTGATCACCGTATTAACCTGACTATCTACCGTTTGAATGAAGTGATGGAAGGGGATCTAGCGGCGTTGATTGAACCTGTCGTATTAGAATATCAAGCTGATCAACTAGCGGCTTTAGCTGAACAAAACTAA
- the prmC gene encoding peptide chain release factor N(5)-glutamine methyltransferase, producing the protein MSISIEALLMRSIQLLKLEGSDSPQVDAAVLLCHVLDKPRSYLLTWPEKLVAETEYNAFESLLSRRLSGEPIAYIIGYREFWSLPLKVSPTTLIPRPDTERLVEVALEHLSPSSEKVLDLGTGTGAIALAIASEMPDMCVIGVDYQYDAVALAKDNAKDNNILNTEFRQGSWFDPIRMDEQFSIIVSNPPYIDGNDPHLSQGDVRFEPQTALVAEKEGFADLIHIMEHSRTHLVENGWLLMEHGFEQGKQLRDYFEEYGFINVKTEQDYAGNDRVTLGQWITNTENKG; encoded by the coding sequence ATGAGCATTTCTATTGAAGCGCTATTAATGCGTTCAATTCAATTGCTGAAACTTGAGGGGAGTGATTCTCCTCAAGTTGATGCTGCTGTATTGCTGTGTCATGTTTTAGATAAGCCAAGAAGCTACTTACTTACTTGGCCTGAAAAGCTCGTCGCTGAAACCGAATACAATGCATTTGAATCATTATTATCTCGACGCCTTTCTGGTGAACCAATCGCTTACATTATTGGTTATCGAGAGTTTTGGTCATTACCGTTAAAAGTCTCGCCAACAACATTAATTCCTCGTCCTGATACTGAACGTTTGGTAGAAGTTGCGTTAGAGCATCTATCGCCATCATCTGAAAAGGTATTGGATTTGGGGACGGGAACAGGAGCCATTGCATTAGCTATCGCCTCTGAAATGCCTGATATGTGTGTTATTGGTGTTGATTATCAATATGACGCGGTTGCGTTAGCGAAAGATAATGCCAAAGACAACAATATATTGAATACTGAATTTCGTCAGGGAAGTTGGTTTGATCCGATTAGAATGGATGAACAGTTTTCAATTATTGTGAGTAACCCGCCTTATATTGATGGGAATGATCCCCATTTGTCTCAAGGTGATGTACGGTTCGAGCCTCAAACCGCTTTGGTTGCTGAGAAAGAAGGTTTTGCGGACTTAATCCATATTATGGAGCACAGTCGTACTCATTTAGTTGAGAACGGTTGGTTATTAATGGAACATGGCTTTGAACAAGGTAAGCAATTACGTGATTACTTTGAAGAATATGGCTTCATTAATGTTAAAACAGAACAAGATTACGCTGGCAATGATCGAGTTACATTAGGTCAGTGGATCACAAACACAGAGAATAAAGGATAA
- a CDS encoding SirB2 family protein, with protein MYTAVKHIHLFMIACSVLLFIVRYALMMVDSDLRNKAFFKRVPHVVDTAMLLSGVALIFITGFIPFTGAAPWLTEKLTCVLVYIALGFVTLGNSKNKVFKTFAFLGALGWLMVAANIAMTKATFLG; from the coding sequence ATGTATACCGCTGTTAAACACATTCACTTATTTATGATCGCTTGTAGCGTACTATTATTTATCGTTCGTTATGCGTTAATGATGGTTGATTCCGATCTTCGTAATAAAGCTTTTTTTAAACGAGTGCCTCACGTTGTTGATACGGCAATGCTATTAAGTGGCGTTGCACTTATTTTTATTACTGGATTCATTCCATTTACAGGTGCGGCTCCTTGGTTAACTGAGAAATTGACTTGTGTTTTGGTTTATATCGCTCTGGGGTTTGTCACTCTAGGAAACAGTAAAAACAAAGTATTTAAAACATTTGCCTTTCTTGGCGCATTAGGTTGGTTAATGGTTGCAGCTAATATTGCGATGACGAAAGCAACATTTCTGGGGTAA
- a CDS encoding SirB1 family protein, which produces MFQLLDENLEDLSLVEGALALNLAINPDIQRQRVDIKLREMCIEAEQTLVHEPTDEQRLERLIQLFYVEWGYQGDVYTYFNSENAFIDHVLESKKGIPVTLGAIFLHICQYVNLPVSAINFPTQLVLQVEWPNQAPRYLNPFDGQYVSTHLMTAWLIGYGGPLAEILPIHLEKIDNPTLVGRLLAVIKTACIRERKFSFALTCSDLALNVVPDDPFEIRDRGLIYQQLHCNDVAKTDLIYFIEQCPNDPSTLMMKEQVQLLEQHPTVLH; this is translated from the coding sequence ATGTTTCAGTTGCTTGATGAAAATTTAGAAGACCTTAGCCTTGTTGAAGGTGCATTAGCTCTAAATTTAGCCATTAATCCAGATATACAAAGACAGCGTGTTGATATTAAACTGCGAGAAATGTGTATTGAAGCAGAGCAAACGCTTGTTCACGAACCAACTGATGAGCAGCGTTTAGAGCGATTAATTCAACTGTTTTATGTTGAGTGGGGCTACCAAGGTGATGTTTATACGTATTTTAATTCAGAGAATGCGTTTATTGATCATGTGCTTGAAAGTAAAAAAGGGATCCCGGTAACGTTAGGGGCGATTTTTTTACATATTTGTCAGTATGTGAATTTACCTGTGAGTGCGATTAATTTCCCCACTCAGTTAGTTTTACAGGTTGAATGGCCAAATCAAGCACCCCGTTACTTAAACCCTTTTGATGGACAATATGTTAGTACGCATTTAATGACGGCATGGCTAATTGGCTATGGTGGACCATTGGCTGAGATCTTGCCGATACATTTAGAGAAAATAGATAATCCAACATTAGTCGGCCGTTTATTAGCGGTGATTAAAACGGCATGCATTAGAGAGCGTAAATTTTCATTTGCTTTAACTTGCAGTGATCTCGCATTGAATGTCGTGCCCGATGATCCTTTTGAAATTCGTGATAGAGGCTTAATCTATCAACAGCTACACTGTAATGATGTAGCGAAAACCGATTTAATCTATTTTATTGAACAGTGCCCTAATGATCCATCGACCTTGATGATGAAAGAGCAAGTTCAATTATTAGAACAACACCCTACCGTTCTCCATTAA